From the genome of Segatella hominis, one region includes:
- a CDS encoding mechanosensitive ion channel family protein, which produces MEEIRKFVDEMMVWAGVSGDSVPVLRHLLLTVTAILLAIISDFLCRKILVPLISKITEKTEASWDDVLFNKKVLNSACHIVPAVVIWSLMPLIYLEYPIFKEILERATGIYIVVMSVRTVLVFIGSFKGLEDAKDRRSSAQQYFHTFCGVLRVLMLFVAGVVVVAILLGKSPLTLFAGLGATSAVLMLVFKDTITGLASGVRLTSNDMLHKGDWITVKSVDANGIVEEMSLTTVKVRNFDNTIVTISPTTLVNGSFQNWIGMQNSGGRRVKRLVYFDFRSIRLVDDLLKQKLISKHFATEDSFKLKESLHKALEKDRQEGKDIEDLKNPAALAPTNLQLYRKFMEKYLRQRPEINTELTLMVRHLEATQCGLPIEFYFFIKDKVWVNYEHILADIMEHAYALANEFELKIYEQYPEQ; this is translated from the coding sequence ATGGAAGAAATACGTAAATTTGTGGACGAAATGATGGTGTGGGCTGGTGTTTCGGGCGATTCCGTACCCGTTCTCCGCCATTTGTTGCTTACAGTTACCGCTATTCTGCTGGCAATTATAAGCGATTTCCTTTGTCGTAAGATTCTCGTGCCGCTTATCTCCAAGATTACGGAGAAGACGGAGGCTTCCTGGGATGATGTGCTTTTCAATAAGAAGGTACTCAACTCGGCTTGCCATATTGTGCCGGCTGTCGTCATCTGGTCGCTCATGCCACTTATCTATCTGGAATATCCGATTTTCAAGGAAATCCTCGAAAGAGCTACGGGCATCTATATCGTGGTGATGTCTGTGAGAACCGTCCTGGTTTTCATCGGGTCTTTCAAAGGACTGGAAGATGCCAAGGATCGCCGGTCCTCTGCTCAACAGTATTTTCATACTTTCTGTGGCGTGCTCAGGGTTCTCATGCTCTTTGTTGCAGGTGTCGTGGTGGTGGCCATCCTGTTGGGCAAGAGTCCGCTTACCTTGTTTGCTGGATTGGGTGCCACTTCTGCAGTCCTCATGCTGGTTTTCAAGGATACGATTACGGGTTTGGCTTCTGGTGTCCGTCTTACGAGCAACGATATGCTCCATAAGGGCGACTGGATTACGGTGAAGTCGGTGGATGCCAACGGTATCGTGGAGGAAATGTCGCTCACTACCGTCAAGGTGCGCAACTTCGATAATACCATCGTCACCATTTCTCCTACCACCTTGGTGAATGGTTCTTTCCAAAACTGGATTGGTATGCAGAATAGTGGGGGACGACGGGTGAAACGCCTGGTTTACTTCGATTTCCGCAGCATCCGACTGGTAGATGACTTGCTGAAACAGAAGTTGATTTCTAAGCATTTTGCAACTGAAGATTCCTTCAAACTGAAAGAATCTCTCCATAAGGCTTTGGAGAAAGACAGACAGGAAGGCAAGGATATAGAAGACCTGAAGAATCCGGCAGCTCTTGCCCCAACCAATCTGCAACTCTACCGTAAGTTTATGGAGAAATATCTGCGCCAGCGTCCGGAAATCAATACGGAACTCACGCTGATGGTGCGCCATTTGGAAGCCACGCAGTGCGGACTCCCGATTGAGTTTTATTTCTTCATCAAGGATAAGGTTTGGGTCAACTATGAGCATATTCTTGCTGACATCATGGAGCATGCCTATGCGCTTGCCAATGAGTTCGAACTGAAGATTTATGAGCAATATCCGGAACAGTAA
- the mutY gene encoding A/G-specific adenine glycosylase produces MNSFSNTILSWFRENGRELPWRETKNPYAIWLSEIILQQTRIAQGREYWERFMAQYPTVQDLAAAHEDEVLKLWQGLGYYSRARNLHTAAKQIVALGHFPDTLEGIKQLKGVGDYTAAAIGSFAFDIPAAVVDGNVYRVLARYFGIDTPINSTQGKKEFAALAQSLLPSSKASDSLSSFSPASDFQSSLSLVAAYNQAMMDFGAIQCTPQSPKCLLCPLAETCEAMRTNRVAELPVKQKTMKVKTRHLSYIYIRCKGETAIHRRGEGDIWQGLWEPFNASDIAEACASPSSAQVSLSSTKFSTSLTKLSSFQKELAADLHLSNVDALQLLAQDVKHVLTHRILFADFYLLETEARPQLPDDYIWIKEEEIEDYGIPRLIELMLEKISC; encoded by the coding sequence ATGAATAGCTTTTCGAATACAATACTTTCCTGGTTTCGTGAGAATGGCAGAGAATTGCCTTGGCGCGAAACTAAGAATCCTTATGCCATCTGGCTGAGTGAAATTATCCTGCAGCAAACCCGCATTGCCCAGGGGCGGGAGTATTGGGAGCGGTTTATGGCTCAATATCCTACTGTGCAGGATTTGGCGGCTGCCCATGAGGATGAAGTCCTGAAACTTTGGCAGGGATTGGGTTATTATTCCCGTGCCCGGAATCTCCATACGGCAGCTAAGCAGATTGTGGCACTCGGTCATTTTCCTGATACGCTTGAAGGCATCAAACAACTGAAGGGTGTGGGAGATTATACGGCAGCTGCTATCGGTTCCTTTGCTTTCGATATTCCGGCTGCTGTGGTGGACGGTAATGTCTATCGTGTCCTTGCCCGGTATTTTGGCATTGATACTCCCATCAATTCCACGCAGGGCAAAAAGGAGTTTGCAGCCTTGGCGCAGTCTCTGTTGCCTTCATCAAAGGCTTCCGATTCTCTCTCGTCTTTCTCTCCGGCTTCCGATTTTCAATCGTCTTTATCTCTGGTTGCAGCCTATAATCAGGCGATGATGGATTTTGGTGCAATTCAGTGCACCCCTCAGTCTCCGAAATGTCTGCTCTGCCCACTTGCTGAAACCTGCGAGGCGATGCGAACCAATCGGGTAGCCGAACTGCCTGTCAAGCAAAAGACCATGAAGGTGAAGACCCGTCATCTTTCCTATATATATATAAGGTGTAAGGGTGAGACTGCCATTCATCGTAGGGGAGAGGGAGATATTTGGCAAGGATTATGGGAACCTTTCAATGCTTCAGATATCGCTGAAGCCTGCGCCTCGCCTTCTTCCGCACAGGTCTCTCTGTCTTCCACAAAGTTTTCGACTTCTCTCACGAAGCTTTCTTCTTTCCAGAAAGAACTTGCAGCAGACCTTCACTTGTCAAACGTAGATGCCCTGCAGCTGCTGGCTCAGGATGTGAAGCATGTCTTGACCCATCGCATTCTTTTTGCTGACTTTTACCTGTTGGAAACCGAAGCACGTCCCCAGCTTCCCGATGATTATATCTGGATCAAGGAGGAGGAAATAGAAGACTATGGTATTCCAAGACTGATAGAACTGATGTTAGAAAAGATTTCTTGCTAA
- the rbr gene encoding rubrerythrin, with protein sequence MKELKGTKTEKNLQEAFAGESQARNKYTYFASKAKKDGYVQIANIFEETAANEKEHAKLWFKYLEGGAIQDTEKNLEAAANGEHDEWTEMYPRMAKEAHEEGFEEIAAKFEMVAEIEKHHEERYRKLLKNVKDKLVFSRDGDCIWQCSNCGHIVVGKQAPEVCPVCNHPQSYFQIEAQNY encoded by the coding sequence ATGAAAGAATTAAAAGGAACAAAAACAGAGAAGAACTTACAGGAAGCATTCGCAGGTGAGTCACAGGCTCGTAACAAATATACATACTTTGCTTCCAAGGCAAAAAAAGATGGTTATGTTCAGATCGCTAACATCTTTGAGGAGACAGCAGCTAACGAGAAAGAGCATGCCAAGTTGTGGTTCAAGTATTTGGAGGGCGGTGCTATCCAGGATACAGAGAAGAACCTGGAAGCTGCTGCCAATGGTGAGCATGATGAGTGGACAGAAATGTATCCACGCATGGCAAAAGAGGCTCATGAGGAAGGTTTCGAGGAGATTGCAGCCAAGTTTGAAATGGTTGCTGAAATCGAGAAGCATCATGAGGAGCGTTATCGCAAACTCTTGAAGAATGTAAAGGACAAGCTCGTCTTCTCTCGTGATGGCGATTGCATCTGGCAGTGCTCTAACTGCGGCCATATCGTAGTTGGCAAGCAGGCTCCTGAGGTTTGCCCAGTTTGCAACCACCCTCAGAGCTACTTCCAGATTGAAGCACAGAATTATTAA
- a CDS encoding endonuclease, with translation MRKKLLLWSLAIIASALPAIPSLAQIPDGYYNSLKGKKGAELKTAIYNIIKDAKVLEYGKGKGYTWWGFWDTDRDERGYFIDRYSAEKEWVKSTSQGAVGAGMNIEHSFPKSWWGGATCQAYKDLYNLMPCKSKINSTKSNYPMGAVVSGDKGNGWTKVGKGNDGKSYWEPANPWKGDFARGYMYMATTYQNYNWSGPQAHQILQQGAYPTLQPWAYQLFIQWAKGDKPDALEIKRNEDVYQIQGNRNPYVDFPNLMEYVWGDSINNAFDPEKTMKSTDYKDGEGGGGGTITPSPDEPDNIYSADFTSGKGGCTEKIVKNESSNTSIWKQDSQYGWKGTAYSDRKNHVADAYLYLPEIELTDYRHATLTINQAINYAKGQALKYLSVEATVIDSETGEDIVSKLPDLAVPSKDGWDFADYDLDLSQYCGGKVKLAFHYTSDNEIGPYWEIQKLNITGTKVSTGIHTPVITTDNHGEIDFSLPYQIFTIDGRQMTSTSGMKGVVIIKQGNATRKLIRY, from the coding sequence ATGAGAAAAAAATTACTACTTTGGTCTCTTGCAATCATTGCATCAGCCCTGCCAGCTATTCCATCACTGGCACAAATTCCTGATGGATATTACAACTCGCTCAAAGGTAAGAAAGGAGCAGAACTGAAAACGGCCATATACAATATCATCAAAGACGCTAAGGTTCTTGAATATGGTAAAGGAAAGGGGTATACCTGGTGGGGTTTCTGGGATACTGACCGAGATGAACGTGGCTATTTCATCGACCGCTACTCTGCTGAGAAAGAATGGGTGAAATCTACTTCACAAGGTGCTGTGGGGGCAGGAATGAATATCGAACATTCCTTCCCGAAGAGCTGGTGGGGTGGTGCCACTTGCCAAGCTTATAAAGACCTCTACAACCTCATGCCTTGTAAAAGCAAAATTAATTCCACAAAAAGCAATTATCCAATGGGGGCCGTTGTGAGTGGAGACAAGGGTAATGGCTGGACAAAGGTTGGAAAAGGTAATGATGGAAAGTCGTATTGGGAACCTGCCAATCCTTGGAAAGGCGACTTTGCACGTGGTTATATGTATATGGCAACCACCTACCAGAACTACAACTGGAGTGGTCCCCAAGCGCATCAGATTCTACAGCAAGGTGCCTACCCTACTCTCCAACCATGGGCTTACCAGCTGTTTATCCAGTGGGCTAAGGGAGACAAACCTGATGCGCTCGAGATTAAGCGCAATGAGGATGTCTATCAGATACAGGGCAACAGAAACCCATACGTGGATTTTCCTAACCTGATGGAATATGTATGGGGTGACAGTATCAACAATGCCTTCGATCCGGAAAAAACCATGAAATCCACCGACTATAAGGATGGTGAAGGTGGAGGCGGAGGTACCATCACTCCTTCTCCTGACGAACCTGATAACATCTACAGTGCCGACTTTACCAGTGGAAAAGGTGGCTGTACTGAAAAGATTGTTAAGAATGAAAGCAGTAACACCTCCATCTGGAAACAAGACAGTCAATATGGCTGGAAAGGAACTGCTTACTCAGATAGAAAGAACCATGTCGCAGATGCTTATCTTTACTTGCCGGAAATCGAGCTGACGGATTACAGACATGCCACCCTGACCATCAATCAGGCCATCAATTACGCCAAGGGACAGGCACTGAAATATCTCTCTGTTGAGGCAACAGTGATAGATTCGGAAACTGGCGAGGATATCGTCAGCAAATTACCTGACTTAGCTGTTCCGAGCAAAGATGGTTGGGATTTTGCAGACTATGACCTGGATCTGTCTCAATATTGTGGCGGCAAGGTGAAACTCGCTTTCCACTATACGAGCGATAACGAGATCGGTCCATACTGGGAAATCCAGAAACTGAATATCACCGGCACCAAGGTTTCTACTGGCATCCACACTCCTGTCATCACAACCGACAACCATGGGGAGATTGATTTCAGTCTGCCATACCAGATTTTCACCATCGATGGAAGACAGATGACATCCACCTCTGGAATGAAGGGTGTCGTGATCATCAAACAGGGAAATGCGACTCGCAAGTTGATCAGATACTAA